A single window of Ignavibacteriota bacterium DNA harbors:
- the meaB gene encoding methylmalonyl Co-A mutase-associated GTPase MeaB: protein MSNKKKPEWVPEKGGDEFASSVMPGVSINQVHKYKVVKRKTLNVEDFVRGVLESNTVILSKAITLIESNNEKHTELTQSVIKELLPYSGKSVRIGITGPPGAGKSTFIESLGMFLCKNGFKVAVLAVDPSSTVSGGSILGDKTRMEYLSREHHAYIRPSPSGGTLGGVARKTRETILVCEAAGYDVILIETIGVGQSEVTVRSMVDFFLLLLLPGSGDELQGIKKGVVELADSIVINKAEGNYKDRANLTKASYSNALRLLTSATEGWIPKAMTCSALNNDGIEEVWSVINEFMINTKDSGIFEKRRNEQLINWVNSMVEDEVHRRFFGNSEIRKLRSELENRVLSAEVTPTQAVNLLIKKYFGEK from the coding sequence ATGAGCAACAAAAAAAAACCTGAGTGGGTACCTGAAAAAGGCGGAGATGAATTCGCCAGTTCAGTTATGCCGGGTGTAAGTATCAATCAAGTGCATAAGTATAAAGTAGTCAAAAGAAAGACACTAAATGTAGAGGATTTTGTTCGGGGAGTTTTGGAAAGCAATACTGTAATATTATCGAAAGCAATTACTCTTATAGAGAGCAATAACGAAAAACATACAGAGCTTACTCAATCAGTAATTAAGGAACTTTTACCATATTCCGGGAAATCTGTCAGAATCGGAATAACCGGTCCGCCGGGAGCCGGAAAAAGCACTTTTATCGAATCATTAGGAATGTTCCTCTGTAAAAATGGCTTTAAAGTGGCTGTGCTGGCAGTTGACCCAAGCTCAACAGTATCGGGTGGCTCTATTCTGGGCGACAAAACCAGAATGGAATACTTATCCCGAGAGCATCATGCATATATCCGACCATCGCCATCAGGCGGCACACTTGGCGGAGTAGCAAGAAAAACCCGCGAGACAATTTTAGTTTGTGAAGCTGCAGGTTATGATGTCATACTGATTGAAACAATTGGTGTAGGTCAGAGTGAAGTTACTGTTCGCTCAATGGTTGACTTTTTCCTTCTCTTGCTGCTCCCGGGTTCCGGCGATGAGCTCCAGGGAATTAAGAAAGGGGTTGTAGAATTAGCGGATTCGATTGTAATAAATAAGGCTGAAGGAAATTATAAAGACAGAGCCAATCTGACCAAAGCATCTTACAGCAATGCACTCAGATTGCTTACATCTGCTACTGAAGGCTGGATACCCAAAGCAATGACTTGCTCGGCTCTGAACAACGATGGTATTGAAGAAGTTTGGTCTGTGATAAATGAATTTATGATTAATACTAAAGATTCCGGAATTTTTGAGAAAAGAAGAAATGAGCAGCTCATTAATTGGGTTAATTCTATGGTCGAAGATGAAGTTCACAGACGGTTTTTCGGCAATTCCGAGATTCGGAAATTAAGAAGCGAGCTTGAAAACCGCGTACTATCAGCCGAGGTTACACCAACTCAGGCAGTAAATTTATTGATTAAGAAATATTTTGGAGAAAAATGA
- the rdgB gene encoding RdgB/HAM1 family non-canonical purine NTP pyrophosphatase: MSKILLASNNKHKAEEFKQIFIDAGLSSSLVLPQDLYLGGLEVEETGLTFEENAEIKALAFNKAAGMPVISDDSGLEVDCLGLKPGVTSARYAGVHGDDAANRKKVLDEVLAKDCGNLKARFRCVICYFDGNEIIQGVGKVEGRISLSERGSGGFGYDPIFIPDGYESTFAELPAEIKNQISHRKRALDDFIEKYKTKN, from the coding sequence ATGAGCAAAATTTTATTAGCAAGCAATAATAAACACAAAGCTGAAGAATTCAAGCAAATCTTTATTGATGCTGGACTTTCTTCAAGTCTTGTATTGCCTCAGGATTTGTATCTTGGAGGTTTGGAGGTTGAAGAAACCGGGTTGACATTCGAGGAAAATGCCGAAATAAAAGCCCTTGCTTTCAATAAAGCGGCAGGAATGCCTGTAATTTCAGATGATAGCGGTCTTGAAGTGGATTGTCTTGGTTTGAAGCCCGGTGTTACTTCTGCAAGATATGCCGGAGTGCACGGTGATGATGCGGCAAACAGAAAAAAGGTATTGGATGAGGTTTTAGCAAAAGACTGTGGAAATTTAAAGGCAAGATTCAGATGTGTAATTTGCTATTTTGATGGAAATGAAATCATTCAGGGCGTCGGCAAAGTGGAAGGAAGAATTTCTCTTTCAGAAAGAGGTAGCGGCGGTTTTGGATATGACCCGATTTTCATTCCTGACGGCTATGAAAGCACCTTTGCGGAGCTTCCTGCTGAAATCAAAAATCAAATTTCACATAGAAAGCGCGCTTTAGATGACTTTATTGAAAAATACAAAACCAAAAACTAA
- a CDS encoding glycosyltransferase family 39 protein, producing MRNSKKNTKSIIKEEPFLFKYGYIILGAFTLLLYLQTINFGFTGFDDSSIIPPNREMLSSVSNIGKIFLDDAFFRNGEQSFYRPLQNITLMIDTIIAGDALWMYHFTNLVLHIISVIIFYFLLIEIGVSKKTSLGMGTVFSALPALAHAVAWIPGRGDILLAIFSMLFIIYLSKFLNSNQTKYLIYNSLFLALALLSKESGLFLSIIALLFVAIFHKENLNFKSAIIPASIYSSMSVLYLILRNLVIGDMSSKTKFGIEYLISNLAYIPETIGKLFIPISLNPMPSYELINIVTGFILITMIIYFGISKTESRKYLLFGFLWFLLFSIPGMMYEHEFGTYAYQYLEHRAYLPAVGILIILPFIFRGYNLRENTIFAGILLVSIVFFILTLLNSQYYKNELVFYERAIEKSPETAALAYLNRGLIKARSGNPKAGIEDFNTAASIFPEYPDAYNNRGLAKTQLKDKRGVMEDYNKAISLDSNRAVFFYNRAIFKSSENDIYGALDDYKKAIAITPTYKQAYKNINYEYTRLREFDSCIHYTSLAILQINDNRDFYYTRGLSKLSNGDTADACEDFQISYGQGLASAGEQIRKHCK from the coding sequence ATGAGAAATTCAAAGAAAAATACAAAATCAATCATTAAAGAAGAGCCATTTCTATTCAAGTATGGGTACATTATTCTTGGTGCATTCACTCTTTTACTATATTTACAAACAATTAATTTTGGATTTACTGGTTTTGATGATTCATCAATTATTCCACCAAACAGAGAAATGCTTAGCTCAGTTAGCAATATAGGGAAAATCTTTCTGGATGATGCTTTTTTTAGAAACGGAGAGCAAAGTTTTTACAGACCATTACAAAATATTACTCTGATGATTGATACAATTATCGCCGGTGATGCTTTATGGATGTATCATTTCACAAATTTGGTTTTACATATTATATCTGTGATTATATTCTACTTCCTATTAATTGAAATAGGTGTTTCAAAGAAAACATCGCTTGGAATGGGCACAGTTTTCTCGGCGCTCCCGGCACTGGCGCATGCAGTTGCCTGGATTCCCGGACGTGGCGATATATTACTGGCTATTTTCTCGATGCTTTTTATCATTTACCTGTCCAAATTTCTTAATTCAAACCAAACAAAGTATCTTATTTATAATTCCTTATTTCTGGCTTTAGCATTGTTGTCAAAAGAAAGTGGCCTGTTTTTGTCAATAATAGCCCTTCTCTTTGTTGCAATATTTCACAAGGAAAACCTAAATTTCAAGTCTGCCATAATTCCTGCTTCCATCTATTCTTCAATGTCAGTATTATATTTAATCCTGAGAAATTTAGTAATTGGTGATATGAGTTCTAAAACCAAATTCGGTATTGAATATCTTATATCAAATCTTGCTTACATTCCCGAGACAATCGGTAAATTATTCATTCCAATAAGTTTAAATCCTATGCCAAGTTACGAATTAATTAATATTGTTACAGGATTTATTTTAATTACAATGATAATTTATTTTGGTATTTCTAAAACCGAAAGCAGGAAGTATCTGTTATTTGGATTTTTATGGTTTTTGCTTTTTTCGATTCCGGGAATGATGTATGAGCATGAATTCGGAACTTATGCATATCAATATTTAGAGCACCGTGCATATTTGCCTGCTGTGGGAATATTAATAATACTGCCATTCATATTTCGAGGGTATAATCTCCGGGAAAATACGATTTTCGCCGGAATACTATTGGTTTCGATTGTTTTTTTCATACTGACTTTGCTGAATTCTCAATATTACAAAAATGAACTCGTATTTTATGAAAGAGCAATTGAAAAATCGCCTGAGACCGCAGCTCTTGCATACTTAAACAGAGGTCTAATCAAAGCGAGAAGTGGAAATCCAAAAGCAGGAATTGAAGATTTTAATACTGCAGCCTCGATATTTCCTGAATATCCGGACGCTTATAACAATCGCGGATTGGCAAAAACACAATTAAAAGATAAGCGTGGGGTTATGGAAGATTACAATAAAGCGATATCATTGGATTCAAATCGAGCTGTATTCTTCTATAACAGAGCAATATTCAAATCCTCAGAAAATGACATTTACGGAGCTTTGGATGATTATAAGAAAGCTATTGCTATTACTCCTACTTATAAACAAGCATATAAAAACATCAATTATGAATATACTCGTCTCAGAGAATTTGATTCATGTATCCATTATACAAGTTTGGCAATACTGCAAATCAATGACAATCGAGACTTTTATTATACCCGCGGGCTTTCAAAATTATCTAATGGTGACACTGCAGATGCTTGCGAGGATTTCCAAATATCCTATGGGCAAGGTTTAGCCTCTGCCGGTGAGCAAATAAGAAAGCACTGTAAATGA
- a CDS encoding DUF389 domain-containing protein — translation MENKTLLRTEEFLKKFIHYINLDTELDDYDKIHEQIVKDSVFKGTNLWILMFAIIVASVGLNMNSTAVIIGAMLISPLMGPINGMGYSIATYNFELFKQAFKNFSFAVIASLFASSLYFFLSPVATAHSELLARTSPTIYDVIIALFGGLAGIVAISSKQKGNVIPGVAIATALMPPLCTAGYGLATFQYEFFLGALFLFTINTVFIALSSVIISQLLKFPITTLIDQNQKKVVNRWISIIIVAITLPSIYFGYMLVLKEKFNENASKYVASVSIFEGNLLIKSDVDSKEGSITLLYGGTNISEQQKEILVEQAKFFELKDAKIIIKQGLDFGEFAKDKNAEVYSLKEELGKIKMVLSEKERQLDSIKTNSLLGKSILNEINNLYPDISKCTFADAYRFIDTSDTPENVKIVMFAVETNRRRNLDTNKINNWLRTRLNFPSIKVIYNTYDKSFD, via the coding sequence ATGGAAAATAAAACACTCTTAAGAACAGAAGAATTTCTCAAGAAGTTTATTCATTATATCAATCTCGATACAGAGCTTGATGATTATGATAAAATTCATGAGCAAATCGTAAAAGATTCCGTCTTCAAAGGTACGAATTTGTGGATTTTGATGTTTGCGATAATTGTGGCATCTGTTGGTTTGAATATGAATTCAACCGCTGTAATAATCGGAGCTATGTTAATATCACCATTGATGGGTCCAATCAACGGAATGGGATACAGTATAGCAACTTACAATTTCGAATTATTTAAACAAGCATTTAAGAATTTCAGCTTTGCTGTAATCGCCTCTTTATTTGCATCATCTCTATATTTCTTCCTAAGCCCTGTTGCAACAGCACATTCGGAACTTTTAGCAAGAACAAGCCCTACTATTTATGACGTTATTATAGCTCTTTTTGGAGGTCTTGCCGGCATAGTTGCAATAAGCAGTAAGCAAAAAGGAAATGTAATTCCAGGTGTTGCAATTGCTACAGCATTGATGCCTCCCCTCTGTACGGCAGGCTATGGACTTGCTACTTTCCAGTATGAATTTTTTCTTGGAGCATTATTCTTATTCACAATTAATACAGTTTTTATTGCTTTATCATCTGTCATAATTTCGCAATTATTAAAATTTCCGATTACAACCTTAATTGACCAAAATCAAAAGAAGGTTGTAAACAGATGGATAAGTATAATAATCGTTGCAATAACTCTTCCAAGTATATATTTTGGATATATGTTGGTTCTTAAAGAAAAATTTAACGAAAACGCAAGTAAGTATGTTGCAAGTGTTAGTATTTTTGAGGGAAATCTTTTGATAAAAAGTGATGTGGATTCAAAAGAAGGGAGTATTACTTTGCTTTACGGGGGAACAAATATTAGTGAACAACAAAAAGAAATTCTGGTTGAACAAGCAAAATTTTTCGAACTTAAAGATGCTAAAATAATTATCAAACAAGGACTTGATTTCGGAGAATTTGCGAAAGATAAGAATGCGGAAGTTTACAGTTTGAAAGAAGAGTTGGGCAAAATTAAAATGGTACTGAGCGAAAAGGAAAGGCAACTTGACAGTATAAAAACAAACTCATTACTTGGAAAAAGTATTTTAAATGAAATTAATAATTTATATCCCGATATTTCAAAATGTACATTTGCTGATGCTTACAGATTCATAGATACATCTGATACACCTGAGAATGTCAAAATTGTGATGTTTGCCGTCGAGACAAACAGACGTAGAAATCTGGATACAAATAAAATAAACAATTGGCTCAGAACACGACTCAATTTCCCAAGTATAAAAGTAATATACAACACTTATGACAAATCTTTTGATTAA
- a CDS encoding thiamine diphosphokinase gives MNIKELKFIESQFEAIICLNANLPDKEFYLLFNGIKIIAADGAAYKLKSLGIQPDIIIGDFDSLEPDKLIDDFAGSEILKVSDQDSNDFEKVLKHCMKSKLKNLLITGIHGGELEHTLNNLSVLVKYCSELNFCVYDSGRYGILVSESLFFVSMPYEIISLIPQPKARLTTKNLRWELKDDVLEFGIREGARNESSGQCIEIELHEGRYLLFIDSREPSSPILK, from the coding sequence TTGAATATTAAAGAGCTTAAATTTATAGAGTCGCAATTTGAAGCAATAATTTGCCTGAATGCAAATTTGCCTGATAAGGAATTTTATTTGCTTTTCAATGGAATCAAAATAATTGCCGCAGATGGTGCCGCATATAAACTTAAGTCGTTGGGAATTCAACCTGATATAATAATTGGTGATTTCGATTCATTAGAACCGGATAAATTAATTGATGATTTTGCAGGTTCAGAAATTTTGAAAGTTTCTGATCAGGATAGCAATGATTTTGAGAAAGTACTGAAGCATTGCATGAAATCCAAACTTAAAAATCTATTGATTACAGGTATTCATGGTGGTGAGCTCGAGCATACTTTAAATAATTTAAGTGTCTTGGTCAAATATTGTTCTGAACTTAATTTTTGTGTGTATGATTCTGGACGTTATGGGATTTTAGTATCGGAAAGTTTGTTTTTTGTTTCTATGCCATACGAAATTATTTCATTGATTCCTCAGCCAAAAGCTAGACTTACTACAAAAAATCTTAGATGGGAGCTAAAAGATGATGTTCTGGAATTTGGAATCAGAGAAGGAGCTCGCAATGAATCATCAGGACAATGTATTGAAATCGAACTACATGAAGGCAGATATTTGCTGTTTATTGATTCCAGGGAGCCCTCAAGCCCAATTTTAAAATGA
- a CDS encoding esterase, translated as MDIKKDILYSEKLGRDMQVSIYGHYGISVLMFPAITDNADEYENEGTINAIEHLIKIGKCKVFVTSSIDKEIWFGGSMEPKEKSHLHFKFNQYVEDELVPYIYGNCGGPLPVITAGAGKGAYHAANSFFRRPDIFLGAIAMSGDYDLGIHTYGYFDDNCYYNSPIHYLPNLNDNYWLSFLHSRRHIYLTAGSGKGENPENSKKLAYILTSKGIRHHFEIKDENYSHDFKSWNAILNSIIEGRL; from the coding sequence ATGGATATAAAAAAAGATATTTTATACAGCGAAAAACTTGGCAGAGATATGCAGGTAAGTATTTACGGACATTATGGAATATCCGTACTGATGTTTCCTGCAATCACCGATAACGCTGACGAATACGAAAATGAGGGCACTATAAATGCTATTGAGCATTTAATTAAAATTGGTAAATGTAAAGTATTTGTAACATCAAGTATTGACAAGGAAATTTGGTTCGGCGGATCAATGGAACCAAAAGAAAAATCACATCTCCATTTTAAGTTTAATCAATATGTGGAAGATGAGCTGGTACCTTACATTTATGGCAATTGTGGCGGTCCACTTCCTGTCATAACTGCCGGAGCCGGAAAGGGTGCCTACCATGCAGCAAATTCATTTTTTAGAAGACCTGATATTTTCCTTGGTGCAATAGCTATGAGTGGCGATTATGATTTAGGTATTCATACTTACGGTTATTTTGATGATAATTGCTATTATAATTCACCGATTCATTATTTGCCCAACCTGAATGACAACTACTGGCTTTCTTTTTTACATTCCAGAAGACATATTTATTTAACAGCGGGTTCAGGCAAAGGGGAAAACCCCGAAAATTCCAAAAAACTTGCATATATTCTTACATCAAAAGGAATAAGGCATCACTTTGAAATTAAGGACGAGAATTATTCTCATGATTTTAAGTCATGGAATGCGATTTTAAATTCTATTATAGAAGGAAGATTGTAA
- a CDS encoding bifunctional (p)ppGpp synthetase/guanosine-3',5'-bis(diphosphate) 3'-pyrophosphohydrolase has translation MFNFQLNNLLGKSNKQEYSPGLSTEKDLGFLLRECKKYLKVFNEQKVSRAFLLCIDAHEKKLRKSGAPYYTHPLEVARIVMSEIPLDDISVISALLHDVLDEGDNYSIKDIRSEFGNEVADIVEGIHKIEHIENTNISIDDQAENYRKLLLSLFKDIRIILIKLADRLHNMRTLEYVSQKSQIKLAKETLDIYAPFANRFGLRNIKWELEDLSFKYLNPDSYNEIKAALKSTREEREDYIENLIQPILDKLKQDELLKKIKLKYEVSGRPKHIYSIYNKMLARNKPMDELYDLFAIRLILESNEPNLCFYAYGLVASIYQPVPETFKDYISTPKKNGYRSIHSAIVGPDTKIVELQIRTREMHELAEQGFAAHFRYKGGRIDQASILERKQIIDWISEVREIFDHAKSGTNEELIENFRQNLFFDEIYVYTPKNEFRTLPKDSTPLDFAYDIHSEVGNHFISAKVNGRLVAIDYKLQSGDQIEIITSKKQTPSEEWLKYVITARAKQSIAKFLKEIERQVIESGKKIWTDKSREYSIRINETEFDALIKSLRYDSPDEFFYALANNHLSLDKAFDFIKFKIRDGLRINGEHRERASIMKQNGESQKNSKSSNLNGNGELKTNEIKPEADGSLTVSLAIRAVKRNLMLQQINTSILSMSDTEILEMKYDEIESDFKETLKLHFGNFSYLEVIIDNLKRIDGVKDVEILKNN, from the coding sequence ATGTTCAACTTTCAGTTAAATAACTTACTTGGCAAAAGCAATAAACAAGAGTATTCACCTGGCTTAAGCACTGAAAAAGATCTTGGTTTTCTACTCAGAGAATGTAAGAAATATCTGAAAGTTTTTAATGAACAAAAAGTCAGCAGAGCATTTTTACTTTGTATTGATGCTCACGAAAAAAAACTCAGAAAGTCAGGTGCACCATATTATACTCATCCTCTTGAAGTTGCACGGATTGTAATGAGCGAAATTCCACTCGATGATATTTCTGTTATATCAGCTCTACTTCACGATGTACTTGATGAAGGCGATAATTATTCAATTAAAGATATTCGCTCTGAATTTGGAAACGAAGTTGCCGATATTGTCGAAGGTATTCACAAAATTGAGCATATTGAAAATACCAATATTTCTATAGATGATCAGGCTGAAAATTATCGCAAGCTTCTGCTTTCACTTTTCAAAGATATACGTATTATATTAATTAAGCTTGCTGACAGGCTTCACAATATGCGTACGCTGGAGTATGTATCGCAAAAAAGTCAAATTAAGCTTGCAAAAGAAACCCTTGATATTTATGCTCCTTTTGCTAATAGATTCGGCTTGAGAAATATCAAATGGGAACTTGAAGATTTATCATTTAAGTATTTGAATCCTGATTCGTATAATGAAATAAAAGCCGCTTTAAAGAGTACTCGCGAAGAGCGTGAAGATTATATTGAGAATCTTATTCAGCCTATTTTGGATAAGTTGAAACAAGATGAGCTGTTAAAAAAAATTAAGTTAAAATATGAAGTAAGTGGAAGACCCAAACATATTTATTCAATTTACAACAAAATGCTTGCCCGCAATAAACCAATGGACGAGCTTTATGATTTATTTGCTATCAGATTAATACTCGAATCAAATGAGCCAAATTTGTGTTTTTATGCCTATGGATTGGTGGCTAGTATTTATCAGCCTGTTCCAGAGACTTTTAAGGATTATATAAGCACACCCAAGAAGAATGGTTATCGTTCAATTCATTCAGCGATAGTTGGTCCTGATACAAAAATTGTGGAACTTCAAATACGAACACGTGAAATGCACGAGCTCGCTGAGCAGGGATTTGCTGCTCATTTCAGATATAAAGGTGGAAGGATTGATCAGGCTTCTATTCTTGAACGTAAACAAATTATTGATTGGATATCTGAAGTTAGAGAGATTTTTGATCATGCTAAAAGCGGAACAAATGAAGAATTAATTGAAAATTTCAGACAAAATTTATTCTTTGATGAAATTTATGTTTATACTCCGAAGAATGAATTCCGAACACTACCAAAAGATTCTACACCTCTGGATTTCGCTTATGATATTCACTCCGAAGTAGGAAATCATTTCATCAGTGCCAAAGTAAACGGAAGACTTGTAGCTATTGATTACAAACTTCAGAGTGGCGATCAAATTGAAATTATTACATCAAAAAAGCAAACACCTTCTGAAGAATGGCTGAAATATGTTATAACAGCAAGAGCCAAACAGTCTATAGCAAAATTCCTGAAAGAAATCGAAAGGCAAGTAATTGAATCAGGTAAGAAAATTTGGACTGATAAAAGCAGGGAATATTCAATCAGGATTAATGAAACTGAGTTCGATGCATTAATTAAATCACTGAGATATGATTCTCCTGATGAATTTTTCTATGCCCTTGCAAATAATCATCTGTCACTTGATAAAGCTTTTGATTTTATCAAATTCAAAATCAGAGATGGGCTTAGAATTAATGGCGAGCACCGTGAACGTGCAAGTATTATGAAACAGAACGGTGAATCCCAAAAAAATTCCAAAAGCAGTAATCTGAATGGTAATGGTGAATTGAAAACGAATGAAATTAAGCCTGAAGCTGACGGCTCACTAACAGTATCACTGGCAATCAGAGCTGTCAAACGCAATTTGATGCTTCAACAGATTAACACATCAATATTATCTATGAGTGATACAGAAATTCTCGAGATGAAATATGATGAAATTGAATCCGATTTCAAAGAGACTTTGAAGCTTCATTTTGGTAATTTTTCCTATCTTGAAGTCATAATTGATAATTTAAAACGGATAGATGGCGTAAAAGATGTAGAAATTTTAAAAAATAATTGA
- a CDS encoding NADH-quinone oxidoreductase subunit J has protein sequence MTLTIILFGILAILAIASALVTILSKHPIRSAMGLVFHFFMLAGLYLTLSAQFIAALQVLVYAGAIMVLVIFVIMLLNLGDEESLKYKINPRQVIGVALGAALLVMLGAIYITNVTPDTAAYNAEIAERIGTAESLGNELYTNYILPVEAIGILLTAAIVGAIVLAKRKLS, from the coding sequence GTGACACTAACAATAATACTTTTCGGAATATTGGCGATACTTGCAATAGCATCAGCATTGGTAACAATTCTGAGCAAGCATCCCATTCGCTCCGCTATGGGGCTGGTCTTTCATTTTTTCATGCTGGCTGGGCTTTATCTTACACTAAGCGCCCAGTTTATTGCGGCACTGCAGGTTCTTGTTTATGCCGGTGCGATAATGGTTTTAGTGATATTTGTTATAATGCTCCTTAACTTAGGAGACGAAGAATCACTCAAATATAAGATTAATCCACGGCAGGTAATTGGAGTTGCTCTTGGGGCGGCTCTACTTGTTATGCTCGGAGCAATTTATATAACCAATGTAACTCCGGATACTGCGGCATATAATGCTGAAATTGCAGAAAGAATCGGTACTGCTGAATCTTTGGGTAATGAGTTATATACTAATTACATTCTTCCTGTGGAAGCGATTGGTATTTTACTTACTGCCGCTATTGTTGGAGCTATAGTTTTAGCAAAACGTAAATTAAGTTAA
- the nuoK gene encoding NADH-quinone oxidoreductase subunit NuoK has protein sequence MLEAIPLEYYLIVSAVLFIIGSIGVITRRNAIIIFMSIELMLNSVNLTLVAFSTFLGDTAGQIFVFFVMSVAAAEAAIGLAIVLALFRAKQTVYVDEVNLLKW, from the coding sequence ATGTTAGAAGCAATACCTTTAGAATATTATTTAATTGTATCAGCCGTACTTTTTATTATCGGTAGTATTGGTGTGATTACAAGACGTAATGCAATCATTATTTTCATGTCTATAGAATTAATGCTGAATTCTGTGAACCTGACTTTAGTGGCATTCTCTACTTTTTTGGGGGATACAGCAGGTCAGATATTTGTGTTTTTCGTAATGTCAGTTGCTGCGGCAGAAGCTGCAATAGGACTTGCAATAGTTCTGGCTTTATTTAGAGCAAAACAAACTGTTTATGTGGATGAAGTTAATTTGCTTAAGTGGTAA